The segment CTTATGAACCAATTTTACGCTAATTGCTGCTGCTATTATTTGTTTTGCATATAAATAACCGCTATTAACAGACAATTGCCGATTTTCCACCAACTCAATCTTCCTTATAAACTCTCTTGGTGCTCCAGCAATATCGGGAATATCCGCTAAAGCAATTCCCTCTAAAATTGATTTATATCTTTTTTCCATACCCTTCCACATTGGTAAATAGACTGATTCACCTATACTAGCCCAGTGAACTACTTGCAGATTCTTTCCGGCTTCTTCATTCAACGCCACAAAAAGCTCTTTTTCAACAAGAGGTATTTCATCCAACAGTGTGATTGCTGGAATTTCCTCTTCTAAAATCAGATTACTGCCCAGAGCTTGTAGTCGTTCCCGCAATGAAGGGTGAGTATCATAAGGTGAAGTTGAAGTTGCCGCCAACTCCTTTTCCACACTAGTCATCATGGCATTATGAATATTATCATTGCTCATAAAGCATTTAAATCCCTCAGCATAAGGTGGAAGGTATCCTGCGTTTAAAGCTGGAAGAAATTCATTCTGCCAAAAAGGATTATAAGCTAAACTTGCCGCATGGATTTTTTGCAGTCCAGATGCTAATGCTTGGGCGCTCTCTACTCGAGCCGCCACCTCATCCGCTACGTATTCCTGATAACGAGATATTGCATGAGTAATACGAAGAAACAATTTTCCATATACTTGGAAAACAATGTGAAGAATCCCTTCCTCCAAGGATTGAATAGTTCTAGCAATGGAGGTCCTTGTTTTGTATATCCACGGAGTAAGCTTAGTATCGCCGCCATAGTAATGACCAAATTCATGAGCCAAAACAGCCCTGAACTCAGAAACCGAAAGTGTTTGAAGTAACGGCATGCCGATTCCCATGATACGGCGACTCCCAATTCCCATAATCCCGCCTCTCTCTCCTACCCAAGCATTCACATTAGGGATAAGATACACTTCTTTAGGAGGTCGTTGGTTAACTGCTTGCGCGACCGATGCAATTTGTTCAAACAACTTAGGATGCTTCTCCTGAGTTAAACGCAACCCTGGTGGTAAAAAACGACCAAAGCGTGGAATGGCACTCCACAATATAGTTCCACCTATCGCGATACATGGCAAACCAACCTTAGCTAGTAATAAACCATTGTGCGCCCATGAAAAAATTAAATAGGAAATATAAAATAATCCACCTGAAACGA is part of the Propionispora vibrioides genome and harbors:
- a CDS encoding M48 family metallopeptidase; translated protein: MVLRPPRLFERTILAIALIVSFYAFVLIVSGGLFYISYLIFSWAHNGLLLAKVGLPCIAIGGTILWSAIPRFGRFLPPGLRLTQEKHPKLFEQIASVAQAVNQRPPKEVYLIPNVNAWVGERGGIMGIGSRRIMGIGMPLLQTLSVSEFRAVLAHEFGHYYGGDTKLTPWIYKTRTSIARTIQSLEEGILHIVFQVYGKLFLRITHAISRYQEYVADEVAARVESAQALASGLQKIHAASLAYNPFWQNEFLPALNAGYLPPYAEGFKCFMSNDNIHNAMMTSVEKELAATSTSPYDTHPSLRERLQALGSNLILEEEIPAITLLDEIPLVEKELFVALNEEAGKNLQVVHWASIGESVYLPMWKGMEKRYKSILEGIALADIPDIAGAPREFIRKIELVENRQLSVNSGYLYAKQIIAAAISVKLVHKGWCISAMPGEAVKLTNQDNEFEPFKAINDLFEKKITIVAWREMCQQAGIYEMVLGNQ